A window of Conger conger chromosome 13, fConCon1.1, whole genome shotgun sequence contains these coding sequences:
- the sytl2b gene encoding synaptotagmin-like protein 2 isoform X3, translated as MIDLSYLTEEEQEMIMTVLQRDAKLKKAEGDRVKQLQRLPKARGKIKYMTGEWFYEAKSQRHMDRIHGSDIIRASMKQKNPMSLFNFTQSWKARTRAVSNGNQEILSTPEPLQLSEEPPMQPEEERESDSASPDPQQETPRPGVRSLSKRHNPFNRASLLLSENPGETDRQRTNGALGPHETTAGGKYETQADSTPPQVSYLPSPKDEKGKPVYGGIGSLKSPPVLEVQSPEFIEDDSIAKVLEWFSRSIDGIDHQEEDVHQQGADIDYAGPKDEFTSTNQMTEYTLVSGGSPTAEMQVSHPRRAQLERSARVEGMDIVCVEDTNKTQSPIEQEETCPESAEEDPIILQHSSLNIHSAYQRNLRMSTVDTKPQSQKKENFIDTKEEHDGEAKAILLSPVTKATQQEVEQSVARNDRLPQRVANMKSFWEKGNSGPKILTSRPSITAKQKEPVSETDRTKTESEVGKVGQDILPRPEETCLDTEAEKEAYGTCLSHSHSHDLAQCIHNTGNSLDMEDIVIEPSVLSVLPIAHEYPLERAGNHHREPELVLAPVCADKPQALESSHLVKSLDEEEKYIAKCIVIDEDMEIPISSVEEKTDLHMFPQKEEVPHGVTPLSSQVSPLVKQSSPAPTVKQTPNQLENSADKIRHLKHFWESEKRSPKIITGETPNNQPKQEISGTTESQLPASPACTNNNSTKSEFDLGMLATENNSSASLLKEGPNFTVISMKQRMEKASMGQSTSNFKNLCHFWDGTPSTERTTLSPKSPQLKGQEPRLNALEKSLSPTGNKTPYLNPNYYPKLPSKDLEVSNFRVQRSEKYNLKTYSIDISSPKSEEKKPFSPTPLPRQASGSSDEIDMTRSSEIGPSTEINLSQQRPAGQEQQNPPPASDQAPLVTDRASMTQRDPEPPRTPSLGQTSGTVNLSEEQQDVSSEQLRNRQEELPGESHRETPEGTPSGPPNVVGRPKPLARSIVPYDYHHYLGIPEGGTFQSMPATKKEEEEVSACFRPELELSEGSGPVRSSTPVVPEEPQARRGSDGQYPWHSHYGTDDVDRDSCRSSNCETWSYSGTSSVCDEDVKSVRKALERAKHRPVSSCKSVEDISLLATREEEDRSKNTSRTELMLSMDDASVIPPSPPSFTSDPAQMKNMSKSVPSFLLKESNGRDSDSTSESSVHTGRQTKMGSSLTNLSSCSGMSSVSGSAMSIYSGDFGHVEVRGTILFSMNYMQKLKELHVFVVQCRDLAAVDTEKNRSNPYVKSYLLPGQAQYGKRKTSVKKKTLNPNFNEILRYRVRLETLKTQMLNLSVWHNDTFGRNSFLGEVEVDLSKWDFGNAKMNNLTLKPRVQSGFQASDFRGEMRLALRFLPEMSYSNKSKTGEVHIWVKDCKDLPITRGTSVNPFVRCFVLPDTSRKSRQKTRILKKTQNPAFNHTMVYDGFKAEDLPEACVELTVWDYDHIASHLVGGLRLGLGTGKSYGEVVGWMDSNADEANLWERMMDSPNEWVDDVLPLRMMTIAKNLWK; from the exons GGAAGATCAAGTACATGACGGGGGAGTGGTTCTACGAGGCGAAGTCGCAGAGGCACATGGACCGTATCCACGGCTCGGACATCATCAGGGCATCCATGAAGCAGAAGAACCCGATGtccctgt TCAACTTCACCCAGTCATGGAAAGCCAGGACCAGAGCGGTCAGTAATGGGAATCAAGAGATTCTATCCACCCCAGAACCTTTGCAACTATCCGAAGAGCCACCAATGCaaccagaggaggagag GGAGAGTGACAGTGCCTCCCCTGATCCACAGCAGGAGACACCCAGACCAGGCGTACGCTCACTATCCAAG agacacaacccGTTCAACAGGGCCTCGCTGCTGCTGTCAGAGAACCCCGGGGAGACGGACCGCCAGCGAACCAACGGAGCCCTGGGGCCACACGAGACCACTGCGGGGG gTAAATATGAGACTCAGGCTGACTCAACCCCCCCCCAGGTGTCCTACCTCCCATCCCCCAAGGATGAGAAAGGTAAGCCCGTTTATGGTGGGATCGGGAGCCTCAAGTCCCCTCCCGTACTGGAGGTACAAAGCCCAGAGTTCATTGAGGATGACTCCATcgccaaggtcctggagtggttCAGCAGGAGCATTGACGGTATTGACCATCAAGAAGAGGACGTCCATCAACAAGGAGCGGATATAGATTATGCGGGGCCCAAGGATGAATTCACCTCAACCAACCAGATGACAGAGtacactttggtttctggtGGGTCTCCAACTGCCGAGATGCAGGTGTCACATCCAAGGAGGGCGCAACTGGAAAGAAGTGCAAGGGTAGAAGGAATGGACATTGTCTGTGTAGAAGACACTAATAAGACTCAGTCCCCCATTGAACAAGAAGAAACATGCCCCGAATCTGCAGAAGAGGACCCCATTATTCTGCAACACTCCTCCCTCAACATACATTCAGCCTATCAGCGAAATTTGCGAATGTCCACTGTCGACACAAAACCCCAGagccaaaagaaagaaaactttaTAGATACAAAAGAGGAGCATGACGGGGAAGCCAAAGCCATCTTGCTCAGTCCGGTCACCAAGGCAACGCAGCAAGAGGTTGAACAGAGTGTGGCAAGAAATGACAGGCTGCCTCAAAGAGTTGCCAACATGAAGTCATTCTGGGAGAAAGGCAACAGCGGCCCTAAAATACTGACCAGCAGGCCCAGTATAACAGCCAAACAGAAGGAGCCTGTCAGTGAAACTGACAGAACAAAGACTGAATCTGAAGTAGGCAAGGTAGGGCAGGACATCCTACCAAGGCCAGAAGAAACATGCTTAGATACAGAAGCTGAGAAGGAGGCTTATGGAACATGTCTTTCTCATTCTCATAGCCATGATCTTGCTCAATGCATTCACAATACAGGTAATTCTTTAGATATGGAAGATATTGTTATTGAACCAAGTGTGCTGTCAGTTCTTCCTATAGCACATGAGTACCCACTCGAAAGAGCAGGGAATCACCATAGAGAACCAGAACTTGTTCTTGCTCCTGTATGTGCCGATAAACCTCAGGCTCTTGAGAGCAGCCACCTCGTCAAGAGTTTAGATGAAGAGGAGAAGTACATTGCTAAATGCATTGTCATTGATGAAGATATGGAGATTCCTATTTCCTCAGTGGAAGAGAAAACTGATTTGCATATGTTCCCCCAAAAAGAGGAGGTGCCTCATGGGGTGACTCCACTGTCTAGTCAAGTTTCACCTTTAGTCAAGCAGtcctctcctgcccccactGTCAAACAGACGCCAAATCAGCTTGAGAACAGTGCAGATAAGATCAGGCACCTCAAACATTTCTGGGAAAGCGAGAAACGTAGCCCAAAAATCATAACTGGCGAGACACCGAACAACCAGCCGAAACAAGAGATATCAGGCACAACAGAGAGCCAATTACCTGCTTCTCCTGCGTGTACAAACAACAATTCTACCAAATCAGAATTTGACCTTGGGATGCTAGCCACTGAAAATAATTCCAGTGCTTCCCTACTCAAGGAAGGTCCTAATTTTACTGTCATCTCAATGAAGCAGAGGATGGAAAAGGCATCGATGGGCCAAAGCACTAGCAACTTTAAAAACCTCTGTCATTTCTGGGATGGGACACCTTCCACTGAAAGAACAACACTCAGTCCAAAAAGCCCCCAATTGAAAGGTCAAGAGCCAAGACTGAATGCCCTAGAGAAGAGCCTATCGCCAACAGGCAATAAAACGCCATACCTCAACCCAAATTACTACCCCAAGTTACCATCCAAGGATCTGGAAGTATCCAACTTTAGAGTGCAGAGGTCTGAGAAGTATAATCTGAAAACATATTCCATTGATATCTCATCTCCCAAGAGTGAAGAGAAGAAACCATTCTCTCCAACCCCTCTTCCCAGACAAGCGTCAGGATCATCGGACGAGATTGACATGACTAGATCTTCGGAGATCGGACCCTCTACGGAAATAAACCTGTCACAGCAGAGGCCAGCAGGGCAGGAGCAGCAGAATCCCCCCCCTGCCTCTGACCAGGCTCCACTCGTCACGGATAGAGCCTCCATGACCCAGAGGGACCCCGAGCCGCCCAGGACACCCAGCTTGGGACAGACCAGTGGGACGGTGAATCTCAGTGAAGAGCAGCAGGACGTTTCATCCGAACAGCTCAGGAACAGACAGGAGGAGCTGCCCGGCGAAAGCCACAGAGAGACCCCAGAGGGAACGCCATCAGGGCCGCCGAATGTTGTTGGGCGGCCAAAGCCCCTCGCCAGGTCCATCGTACCCTATGACTACCATCACTACCTCGGCATTCCAGAGGGGGGAACGTTCCAGAGCATGCCGGCTAcaaagaaagaggaggaggaggtcagTGCCTGCTTCCGACCAGAGCTGGAGCTGAGCGAGGGGAGCGGACCTGTCCGATCCAGCACCCCAGTGGTCCCAGAGGAGCCCCAGGCCAGGAGGGGGAGTGATGGGCAGTACCCCTGGCATTCCCACTATGGCACAGATGATGTAGACCGTGACTCCTGCAGAAGCAGCAACTGTGAAACCTGGTCTTACTCTGGGACAAGCTCAGTTT GTGATGAAGACGTAAAATCTGTGAGGAAGGCCTTGGAAAGAGCTAAACACAGGCCTGTGTCCTCCTGCAAAAGTGTGGAGGACATTAGTTTGTTGGCAACAA gagaggaagaagacaGGAGTAAAAATACGAGCAGAACTGAATTAATGCTCAGTATGGACGATG CCTCTGTGATTCCTCCATCTCCCCCGTCATTCACCTCTGACCCCGCCCAGATGAAGAACATGAGCAAGTCTGTGCCTTCCTTCCTGCTGAAAGAG AGCAACGGGAGGGACAGCGACTCCACCTCTGAGAGCAGTGTCCACACGGGCAGGCAGACCAAGATGGGCAGCTCTCTCACTAACCTTAGCAGCTGCTCCGGCATGTCCTCT GTCAGTGGCAGTGCCATGAGTATCTACAGTGGAGACTTTGGCCACGTGGAGGTGCGAGGCACCATCCTGTTCTCCATGAACTACATGCAGAAGCTGAAGGAGCTCCACGTCTTCGTTGTGCAGTGCAGAGACCTCGCGGCCGTAGACACTGAGAAGAACCGCTCCAACCC ATATGTGAAGAGCTACCTCTTACCAGGCCAAGCACAGTATGGTAAGAGGAAGACCTCAGTGAAGAAGAAGACTCTGAACCCAAATTTCAATGAGATTCTCCGG TATAGAGTACGCTTGGAGACCCTTAAAACTCAGATGCTCAACCTCTCTGTGTGGCACAATGACACCTTTGGGCGTAACAGTTTCCTGGGCGAGGTAGAGGTAGATTTATCCAAATGGGACTTTGGAAACGCCAAGATGAACAACCTAACCCTGAAACCAAGG GTGCAATCTGGCTTCCAGGCCTCGGACTTCAGAGGGGAGATGCGGCTGGCTCTCCGTTTCCTGCCAGAGATGTCATACA gTAACAAATCAAAAACAGGCGAAGTCCACATCTGGGTGAAAGACTGTAAGGACCTCCCTATTACCCGGGGCACGTCTGTTAACCCTTTTGTTCGGTG CTTTGTGCTTCCGGACACTAGCAGAAAGAGCCGGCAGAAAACACGGATCCTGAAAAAGACGCAGAACCCAGCGTTTAACCACACCATGGTCTACGACGGCTTCAAAGCGGAAGACCTGCCGGAGGCCTGTGTGGAGCTCACAGTCTGGGACTACGACCACATCGCCAGCCACCTGGTGGGCGGACTGAGATTGGGCCTGGGAACAG GTAAAAGTTATGGAGAAGTGGTGGGCTGGATGGACTCCAATGCAGATGAGGCAAATTTATGGGAAAGGATGATGGACTCTCCAAACGAATGGGTGGATGATGTGCTGCCTTTAAGGATGATGACGATAGCAAAAAATTTGTGGAAATGA